CAGGTGTCACACAAATGCCTCTGTAAGCGATTTGGTCCACTGGTCAGGGTGATCGGTCCCCGCAGCGTCCAAGAGGTATTCGACGAACTTCTGGAGATCGCCCTTATTAGCGTGGAATGTGTCCGTTTCTGGCGTACCAACTTCGAGGCCCATGTAAATCTCGAACCAAGCAACCAAGCTGTCGCGGCTCTTTGACGGCAGGAGAGCATCGGCACTGCTTTCGACAGGGTTCAAGATCACCAGCGACGATCCGTTCTTCATCGATTTTGCCATCTCTTCTAGCTCCAGAAATCTTATTCCATGTAAAATGTGGCGACTCATAGCAGGGCAAATGCCCTGAATAGGCTTGCTTTCCCCTCCTTTACATGAGATAAGATATGTTATTTCATTGAAACATTGAAACATTCAACCAAGATCGACGTGAAACTTGGACTGACTGAAGATTCATATGAGTGACACCAACAGTAGGGTTCAATCTCTCGATATCCTTCGCGCGATCGCCGTGATCCTTGTGCTGGGTCGACACATGCCGGGATGTCCCGAAGACACCCCGCTTCTACTCAGAAATGGAATGGGGTTGTGGGCACGTTCCGGTTGGATCGGAGTAGACTTGTTCTTTGTTCTGAGTGGCTTTCTTGTGTCAGGATTGTTGTTTCGTGAATTCAATAGACATGGAAACGTGCGAATCGGAAGGTTTTTGGCACGTCGCGGACTGAAAATCTACCCTGCGTTTTACGTCATGTTGAGTACCACACTGGCTATAGTACTGTGGCGAAATGGTGGTATCTCCCTCAGCAGATATGTAAGTGAGTGCCTTTTCCTTCAAAGTTACTTTCCTGGGGTTTGGAACCATACTTGGACCCTTGCCATCGAAGAGCATTTCTACTTATTGCTGGCCTTGGTCGTGGCCTTTTTGGTGACGAGAGGTAAGCGTTCAGGTTCCCCGTTTGCGTCACTTCCATGGTTGTTCTATTGCGTTGCGGCCGCGGTGCTCCTGCTAAGGTGCATGACATCTTTTAGCTCGACGTATTCACACACGACACATCTATTTCCGACACACCTTCGGATTGATTCACTGTTCTTCGGTGTCTTTCTGTCCTATCTGTACTGCTTTCACTTGGATCGTATCGAACCATTCACACGGCAATTCAGGTTTCACATTATCGCAATCTCTTTGCTACTACTATCACCTGTCCTGTTCTTACCTCTTGGAAGTACACCTTGGCTTCCAGCATTCGGTCTCACATTACTCTATTTGGGTTTCGGTGGGATTGTCATTTCAACCGTTGACTGGAGGCCAAACTGCCCGCGCCCTTTCAGAATTGTTGGTGGTCTCCTTGCCGCAATAGGCTTCTACTCTTACTCGATCTATCTATGGCACATGCCCGTAAACGTATGGGGGAGCGGCGCAATCCGAATCGCAACAGGCGTCCAAATTGGATACTGGTCTAATCTCTTCGTCTACATGATCGGAAGTCTTATTGTTGGCGTGTTAATGGCAAAGTTGATTGAAATGCCGGTTCTAAGGATTCGAGATCGTTATTTTCCTTCCAGATCGCAAAAGCAAGTTGCATCGACGAAAATGCAAGTCGAGCAGAAAGAACTTTCAGGAGTAACGGCCAGCCCTGCGATTGAAGCGGAGACACAATAGTGCCTTAGTCGTGGGTCGGATAGTGGCGGCGACTTTTGGCTCACTTGCAATCGGTCGTGTTGGCCTAAAAACTTCTGTGGCATGTAGATGAGGCTGGCTCAACAGTCTCACGAGACGATGAAAGTCAACAGTCCCGCTGCCTCCATAAAGGCACCGTCATTGACTGGCAGTGCCTTTTTCTATCAAGCATTGCCAGAAGGTGAATCCTCATTGTCACTTGTGTGATCGTCGTTTTCGCATTTTGAATGATATTCACTGCCCTCGGGCATCTTCACGAGATCGAAGACCAAGAGTACGAGTAAGTTCTACGACTGGTTGCTAATATTCAAAACACTCATTGAAGGATGGTTGAAGCTTGTCTTAAAGACTTGAAATGATAAAGATGAATTCTCTCAACTTTCTTGATTTTCATTCCAGCCAAAGATGATTTGACTCGGTAAACACGACATTGTTAAAGTTTGAAACCTTGCTTCACTTTAGAAATGACTGAATCCAGCAGGAAATAACATACTTTGACATTTGAAAGATTGGAATTCCTCCCTGATTTAGAGTACTGAAAACGCTCCTCAGAAACTGCCGTGCTGTTTGTCATTTCGTAGTCTAAGAGTCTTATCGCCTGGATACGATCTCATCACATTCTTCTTGACATGTCTATATCTGAGGCCTATCTTAAAGAGAATAAACATATTCACACATTCAGGAAACCGCTCATGCCTCGCCGAGGATTTACGCTAATCGAACTGCTCGTCTCAATGGCAATTATCGGCATTTTGGTGGCGTTACTTCTTCCGGCAGTACAACAATCTCGTGAAGCTGCCCGACGCACCCATTGCCAAAACAACCTCAAACAAATCGCACTCGCCACGGTTCAGTTTCACGATAACATTGGGTGCTTCCCTCCGGGACGAATCATGCCCAGACCAGGTGATCCGCAGGAATTATCTTGTGGTCGCGATACCCCCAGTTGGCTCATACGAATTCTCCCCTATCTTGAGCAGGGAAACTTTGCAGACGATTGGGATACGCGAGAAAATTTTGAAGATCATGCCGAAGAAGTTCGCACCATGGCGATTCCCACGTATCTCTGTCCCTCCCGCAGGTCTGCTCCCACCGCAAAGGTTCCCACTGTCACGGTCGAATTCACAGCTTCTTGCGGCTGTTCAGGGCCGCAAACATTTTTCAGTGGTGCAACCGGAGACTACGGCGGCAACCATGGTGACCTTTCTCCGGGTGCCATTGGGTTCACTTCGGATTTCTATTGGGGTGGAAATGGAAACGGCATTATCATCAGCAGCCGTCCCCTCTGTGTAGCAGGTCAACCACGGGACTGGATTGATAAAATTCGCTATCGGGACATCACGGATGGGACAAGTAATACGATTCTCGCAGGCGAAATGCACGTCAACGCTCAAAAAATTAACCAACCGCCTGATGATGGCGCAATTTATAGCGGATGGCATTTCAGTTTCAGCACACGCATTGGAGGTGTCCACGTTCCACTAGCTCCAAATATGGATTATGTCGATACCAGACTTTACAGCTTCGGAAGCTGGCACCCAGGTATCTGTCAATTTGCGTTCGCAGATGGCAGCGTCCACGCCCTGTCCACATCCATAGATGTAGAAGTTCTCGGCCACCTTTGCGTTCGAAATGATGGTGAAGTCACAAGCGGCTTTTGAGCGGGACTCATGCGAAGTCGCTAATACCTAAAAAAATACAACGGCTACCGACCTTTCAGGCCAGCCTCCGTTGAGATCACAAATTCAGACTCAAAGACTCAAGCGTTCTAACTAATGCGGCAACGCGAGGCATTCTCTGGAACTTCTGTTAGCGGAATAACGAGATCGCTCGATAATTGAAAACCTACACCTGTGCTAGTATTTGATATTGCAGATTGAGCATATCAAACCGCCGTTTCCTGGATTCCTGCGGGTGCAGATTCGGTTCCCAACTCATATAGCAGAGCAAGAGTCTGACACGGATTTCGACATCCTTCCCGCGAAATCCCATGCGACGAAAGATGCTGCCAATGAACTCGATTCTCGACTGGTAGGCTGCGGTGACGACCTTTTTCACCATCGCGTCTTGTTCAGACCAGACCCGCATTGCCAACTCAGATCCATCCCTTATGTCGCTCGATACTCAGTCATCGAAAATAGTACATCCAAGTCACCATCGAACTGTCCGATCTCGGATAGCGTTTTTCATTCATTTTCGATTCAAAACTATACGAAATACGCCGAGATTGTTAATCGGATAATTCACCCTGAAGTGTAAGCATTTTCGGGAATGCCATACAATCTTGAAAGAGTCATCAAAAAAACAGGTCATCTTACGAATCGAACTCATAAGATGACCTAAAGTACTTCTATCATTTCTTAAGTTGTTAATTGAAACAATTCTTGTGGAGGTTCTGCTTCGATTAGCTTAAGATCGAATTTCTCCTGCAGAATTTTAAAAACATTGGGAGTGATAAATGCTGGTGGCTCGGGACCAATCCGAATCCCCTTCACTCCGAGATGCAGAAGGGTCAGTAGAACTGCAACCGCCTTTTGCTCAAACCAGGAAATCACAAGAGTTAACGGAAGATCATTCACACTGCAGTCAAATGAATCGGCCAATGCGGACGCCACTTTAATGGCTCCATAGGCATCGTTACATTGTCCCATATCAAGTAGTCGTGGCAAACCTGCCACAGTTCCGTAGTCGTAATCACGGATACGGAACTTCCCACAGCCTAAAGTCAAAATAACCGATTCTTGTGGTGCCTGTTGCGCGACTTGGGTGAAGTAGTTTCGTCCGGTTTCCGCACCATCGCAACCACCAATGAGATAGAAGTGTTTGATATCACCCGATTTGACCGCATCGACGATCTGATCGGCGACCCCCAGAATGACTCCATGATAAAATCCAATCGTCGACTCGCCGGTCTGTTGTTCAACCAGTGGCTGACACTCACGGGCTTTCTCGATGACGGGAGTGAAGTCATTGTCCTTCAATCGAGTCCCTCCCGGAACTGCCGTAATTCGAGTTGTAAATAAACGATCGGCGTAAGATTCCCAGGGAATCAATACACAGTTCGTCGTAGCCACTACCGGACCGGAAAACTGGGTGAACTCCAATTGTTGATTCTGCCACGCGGTCCCGAAATGTCCCGCCAAATGAGGATGCTTTTTGAGCTCGGGGTAACTATGCGCGGGAAGCATCTCTCCATGAGTATAGACGTTAATGCCCATGCCGGCGGTTTGTTCCAGGAGATCAGAAAGATCCAGAAGATCATGACCAGTGACAAGAATTCCGGGGCCTGCTTTAGTGCCTTCACTCACAGTGGTCGGCTCTGGTGTTCCAAATTTCTCCGCATGCCCTTCGTCCAGCATCTGCATTACGCGTAAATTCATGCGACCACATTCCATCACCAGTTCCAGCAACGATTCCAGATCAAAGTTCACATTCGTCATGGTAGCGAAGAGCGCTTCTTCAATAAACGCGCTGACTTCATCATCCGTTTTTCCCAGACGACGAGCATGGTTCGCATAAGCAGCCATCCCCTTGACCCCGTATAACAGTGTTTCCTGTAATGATTGCATATCGGGGTCTTTGCCACAGACACCAACATCTGTACAACCGGTTCCTTGGGATGTTTGTTCGCATTGATTACAAAACATAGAGACTCCGATCTTCTAAATACGGGAAAAGTGAATGACTGTTGCTACATTGATCAACAATTTAAATCCTGTGTTTTCAACGTGTTTTCTCTTGCGTAAGATAATAATCAGACCCATAATTGGATGTCAAGATCCAAATATCCTTTTATGAAAGGTAAGACAGAAATAGACATGAAACATATTGATGAGCAACTGCTGGAAACCGATCTGGCCTATCGTTTTGAATACCTCAAAGAGTTCATCGGTTTTGATGAAGCCGATGTGACAGCAATCCGTAATACGATCCCTCACTTTGCACCACGCATCAACGGTCTGGTTGATGCGACTTACGAGCGATTACTCAATTACGATGCAACCGCGCGCCACTTCGTACCACGTCAACATGGCTATGAGGGAGCAGTTCCCGAATCACTAGAGGAACTCACAGCTGAGGAGAACCAGATCAAGTTTCGAAAAGACCATCTCCAAAGATATTTTATGAAGTTACTGGGACATTCATATGACGCGAAAATGGTCCTCTATCTGGATATGGTAGGTAAGATTCATACTCCCAAAGCAGGGAATGAACAGCTCGATATTTCCCTCGTTCAGATGAACGCGTTGCTGGGTTTAATATCAGATCAATTAATCGAAATTTTTCTGGAGTTAGACATTCCAGATGACCAGAAATTCGCTGCCATCCGAGCATTTCAGAAACTGCTTTGGATACAGAATGATTTTATTTCCCGTCATTATGTCGCAATCTCACACGACTGACGTGTCTGAGATTTTTTGAGCTTCTTATCTCTACTAATGCCAAAATCCAACAGAAGCATTAATTCGTTGCTTTTGTGTGGAACAGAGAATGAATCGGTTGGCTTAATTCGATGTTCTCAACAGATTCACTGCTGCTTTTTAGATCGTACGTGAAGTTGTATGATGGGAGTACAGGGACCGGGTGCACCAACCCGAATGTCGCTCCGCCAAGTTTGCGCCACAGTGATTGCAAAAGTGCCGACAGGTATTTTTGATGTGTTAACCAACGGCACATTCACAATGCCATCCTTGCTGAGCGGAATATTGACAGGAGTTCCAAGATTGCATTTGATACCTTCTGCCAGATTTACGACCAACGGCACTTCTTTCGCATTCGATATGCCGTGAACGCGAACAGGTATCTTTGCTGTCTCGCCTTGCTTAATGGTCAGCTCTTTGATCATTGATTCCAGCCAAAGATCACGAGGTTTGGCAACGGTGGTATAGGCCTGGGGCGCAACGCGGAAAAAACCCGTATCGCTCGTGCGGAACCACGTTAATGGATACGCAACCCTTTCGATCACCTCTCCCTTATGTTTCACGCGGCCCACGACACGAAATGGAACCGTTGTTCCAATCGGCACGTCCTTTGGCGCAGTGATTGTCAGAAACACGCGATCTTGATATGGGTTGTTAGGACGTTCTTTAGTGGTACCGAGTGCGTTGGCCTGGCTTCCCTTCCAACCATCGGGCAGTCCTTCAATTGAGAGATCAATGTCGAAGTTCCGAGAACTCATCCAATCAACGCGAACTGTCAATCCTGCTGTACTGCCTGGCCCCCAAATGGGAACCGCGTCGGGAAAATGACGTAAAGCAAAACGGGGTTTCGTTCCGTAACGCTTCATTGACAAACGATAGACGGCTCGAGAGCCACTTGTTCCGTTACTGTTAGTCACGCGGACATAATAGTCCCCTGATGTCTTTGGTTGAAATACGAGCCCACTGTCGGTGGTATTAAAATCGTGGTAAGCAGCAAAACCAGGTCCGATTGAACCATCATCATCATTTTCACTTAATAGCTTCCCATCAGCACTAAAAACCTCCAAGTAGGTATCAACGGGTGATCTGATAAACCGATGGGCGAATACCTGCAAAAAGATAGATTCTTTTTCCTGCAACCGAATACGATACCAATCAGCGTCGTCTTTTGACTCAAACTGACCGTAGACCATCGCCTCCATTTCTAAATCGTTGGCCTTTGCTAGTTCATTGTTTGGCTCACTCTCAATAGATTCTGTATCATCCCCCAGGAGTACAGGAACATCCTGCCCACTGGTCGCTCCAGGTAGAGCGAGATACTGTAGAGGAAAAAAAGTACCTTCATTTGCCGAAATCAACTGTCGCGTGCCGGCGGGGACATTGGGCCCACGGAGTTCTACCTCCACTGTTTTACCCCGCTGGATACCAGGTGGAAATACGCTGGTAACGTAGGGAACTTCGCCGATGGTCAATCGGTAGACGGCTTCCGGGTACCCATTGTACGCAACGAGCTTCAGTCGCGCAGTGTAAACACCAGAGGTAGGGACCTCAAAATGGATCATCGGGTCGTAGCCCAGTTCATCAAGCGATTCCGCGATGATCACACCTTGTTCGTCAAGCAACTCCAGTGTGAAATCAGTAATTCCCCAATTGCTCCCACTCCCGTGGACGTCTATCGAATGAGCGGCCACTGCAATGACAAGTTTTTGACCTTGTTTGGCAGAGAAGCGAAAGCAGTCCATGTCAGCCTTGGGATTGATTTGCCCGTTGACGACAACTGGCAATTTTAATGATTCGGCTTTATCTAATTCGTTATTTGGTTCTTTTTCAATGTGCTCAGACAGTCTACTCACGACAAAGTGCCCAAAGTTTGTGATCCCCGATTGCTCGTTGATCACACGTACCCACCTGCGCCCGGGTGGAGCATCATTTGCTATAGTAAATTTCGCCTGGACTGTATCATTTTTGGAAATGGCTTTTAAATCACTGACTGTGATCCCTGGTGGCCCCTCGATGAGAATCTTTTGCGGTGCTGCTAATCCACCTTTTCCTTTTCGACCATGGAGTTCCACGGTGACCGTCGTTCCCTGCTGACCACCGGCGGGAAAAATCGAATCCAATCGACATTCATAATAGTCGGGCGGCTTCAGTTCAGAAATCGCATGGGACATATAGCTCAACGACATCACTACAATCAGAGTTAACCGTAAACAAAGAGCAACGCGTCTGCGTGAGGAGATTATACCGATACGTTCATGTTGAACTGTGGATTTGCTTTGGCCCATCAAGCTATGACCCCCTTAATCGGTTTGCCGCCATTATTCAGAAAGACAGGACGACCATCTTCAGTGTGATATTCTTTGCTGCCGTCGATTCCAAGAATACGGAAAATCGTCGCGGCGTAGTCAAGTGTGTCATT
The Gimesia aquarii DNA segment above includes these coding regions:
- a CDS encoding acyltransferase family protein encodes the protein MSDTNSRVQSLDILRAIAVILVLGRHMPGCPEDTPLLLRNGMGLWARSGWIGVDLFFVLSGFLVSGLLFREFNRHGNVRIGRFLARRGLKIYPAFYVMLSTTLAIVLWRNGGISLSRYVSECLFLQSYFPGVWNHTWTLAIEEHFYLLLALVVAFLVTRGKRSGSPFASLPWLFYCVAAAVLLLRCMTSFSSTYSHTTHLFPTHLRIDSLFFGVFLSYLYCFHLDRIEPFTRQFRFHIIAISLLLLSPVLFLPLGSTPWLPAFGLTLLYLGFGGIVISTVDWRPNCPRPFRIVGGLLAAIGFYSYSIYLWHMPVNVWGSGAIRIATGVQIGYWSNLFVYMIGSLIVGVLMAKLIEMPVLRIRDRYFPSRSQKQVASTKMQVEQKELSGVTASPAIEAETQ
- a CDS encoding DUF1559 domain-containing protein, producing MPRRGFTLIELLVSMAIIGILVALLLPAVQQSREAARRTHCQNNLKQIALATVQFHDNIGCFPPGRIMPRPGDPQELSCGRDTPSWLIRILPYLEQGNFADDWDTRENFEDHAEEVRTMAIPTYLCPSRRSAPTAKVPTVTVEFTASCGCSGPQTFFSGATGDYGGNHGDLSPGAIGFTSDFYWGGNGNGIIISSRPLCVAGQPRDWIDKIRYRDITDGTSNTILAGEMHVNAQKINQPPDDGAIYSGWHFSFSTRIGGVHVPLAPNMDYVDTRLYSFGSWHPGICQFAFADGSVHALSTSIDVEVLGHLCVRNDGEVTSGF
- the hcp gene encoding hydroxylamine reductase, with the translated sequence MFCNQCEQTSQGTGCTDVGVCGKDPDMQSLQETLLYGVKGMAAYANHARRLGKTDDEVSAFIEEALFATMTNVNFDLESLLELVMECGRMNLRVMQMLDEGHAEKFGTPEPTTVSEGTKAGPGILVTGHDLLDLSDLLEQTAGMGINVYTHGEMLPAHSYPELKKHPHLAGHFGTAWQNQQLEFTQFSGPVVATTNCVLIPWESYADRLFTTRITAVPGGTRLKDNDFTPVIEKARECQPLVEQQTGESTIGFYHGVILGVADQIVDAVKSGDIKHFYLIGGCDGAETGRNYFTQVAQQAPQESVILTLGCGKFRIRDYDYGTVAGLPRLLDMGQCNDAYGAIKVASALADSFDCSVNDLPLTLVISWFEQKAVAVLLTLLHLGVKGIRIGPEPPAFITPNVFKILQEKFDLKLIEAEPPQELFQLTT
- a CDS encoding protoglobin family protein encodes the protein MKHIDEQLLETDLAYRFEYLKEFIGFDEADVTAIRNTIPHFAPRINGLVDATYERLLNYDATARHFVPRQHGYEGAVPESLEELTAEENQIKFRKDHLQRYFMKLLGHSYDAKMVLYLDMVGKIHTPKAGNEQLDISLVQMNALLGLISDQLIEIFLELDIPDDQKFAAIRAFQKLLWIQNDFISRHYVAISHD
- a CDS encoding DVUA0089 family protein, with protein sequence MGQSKSTVQHERIGIISSRRRVALCLRLTLIVVMSLSYMSHAISELKPPDYYECRLDSIFPAGGQQGTTVTVELHGRKGKGGLAAPQKILIEGPPGITVSDLKAISKNDTVQAKFTIANDAPPGRRWVRVINEQSGITNFGHFVVSRLSEHIEKEPNNELDKAESLKLPVVVNGQINPKADMDCFRFSAKQGQKLVIAVAAHSIDVHGSGSNWGITDFTLELLDEQGVIIAESLDELGYDPMIHFEVPTSGVYTARLKLVAYNGYPEAVYRLTIGEVPYVTSVFPPGIQRGKTVEVELRGPNVPAGTRQLISANEGTFFPLQYLALPGATSGQDVPVLLGDDTESIESEPNNELAKANDLEMEAMVYGQFESKDDADWYRIRLQEKESIFLQVFAHRFIRSPVDTYLEVFSADGKLLSENDDDGSIGPGFAAYHDFNTTDSGLVFQPKTSGDYYVRVTNSNGTSGSRAVYRLSMKRYGTKPRFALRHFPDAVPIWGPGSTAGLTVRVDWMSSRNFDIDLSIEGLPDGWKGSQANALGTTKERPNNPYQDRVFLTITAPKDVPIGTTVPFRVVGRVKHKGEVIERVAYPLTWFRTSDTGFFRVAPQAYTTVAKPRDLWLESMIKELTIKQGETAKIPVRVHGISNAKEVPLVVNLAEGIKCNLGTPVNIPLSKDGIVNVPLVNTSKIPVGTFAITVAQTWRSDIRVGAPGPCTPIIQLHVRSKKQQ